The window ctctctctctattCACAACGCTCTCAAGTCTCAaccgtcatttttttttctcttgtttcAGTTGGTTTCGGTCGTTCCTgctgttgatattattattattatttcattgtgaCAAATTAACAAATGTCTTATGGTCGTCTCTCGCACGTctctaattttgttaaataattaataataaatatattaattaatttattaactgatatttatttatttgataaaaaaaaaaaaaagaatcgcCATGCATTATTGCGTAGTTAAATGTGAGGATGGTTCAAATGCAATTGTGTCAATGGTgacgataaaaaaagaaggtaTGTTTGACGTCAAAGACAAAAGgacacttttaattttaatatattttttaatttaatttattatttaatgatgccattaaataatagtattattatgttcataaaaattatttttttataaatattatttttacagttatGGAAAATGAGGGTGATTCAATACCAGGACCTTCACAAGCTGGTCCATCAGTTGTAACTTTTGTTGACAATAATTCTACaaatatgattaaaataaaagatgaacCAGTTGATACTGATCAGCCAAGTACCAGTGGTACACAACAGACTGTTAAAAAAACACTACCAACTTTCACACGTATTTTACTTAATCCTGATGGATCaatcaaaaatacaattgaatcATACAACaaagaaatggaaaaaactattaaacaaGAACCATTATTAAAACATTCGCTGGATCCATCaacttttattgttaataaaaaaataaaaccaataattaaacttgaaGAAGTAAAGCTAACATGGGAACAAATGACTCTCAATGAATATGACAATTGTAAAACACTTGAATCACGTGAATCATTTCGTGAAAATACAATTGaacaaatggaaaaattaaataaatatatacctcatttaaaattaccaggtaaattttttataaaatacgaACAAGCATCACcatatcatgtttttttatcaactattgAAAGTGTCCAAGCAACATGGAATCAACAACATTCAATAACATTTCCAGAAATATTAGATAAAAGTATTggtgttattgaaaaaactcttATAATAAATGATCAAGTTGATTTTACCTGGTTGAGATTtcagtatttattttcatgtcaaAAAACagatagtttaataatttatggtCAGCGAATGGACACTGGTCCATTGCCAGATAACATTGAGACTCATCAGTACCAACAACACTCaaaaataatggtaataaaatatgaaaatggtGCAAGGATTGTCATTTCAACAGCCAATCTCTTCAGCAATGACTGGAACATAAGAACACAAGGTGTATGGATATCACCACATTTGCCATATCttgaaaaaacatcaaaacGTACACAAGGTGAATCACCAACTAATTTTAAAcaagattttataaattatatgaaaaaatattcaattgataaacttCATGAATGGATTGAAATTATTTGGCGTCTTGATTTTTCATCAGTTAAAGTATTCTTTGTTGGATCAGCACCTGGTAATTATTCCTAtgattcaaatgaaataaGTAAATGGGGAATCAAAAAGTTGGGTAatgtattatcaaataatactAATGTTTTACctgatgatgaaaattggCCAGTTGTTATTCAATGTACAAGCATTGGTGGATTGGGTACACAAACAAGTGGCtggttaaaaaatgaaatattgcCTGTCTTAATGACAAACACAAACAGAAAATACAGTTCACcgtgtaattttaaaattatttatccaaCAACAACTCAATATGcaaattcatttgataaaaatattagaagtTTATGTCTTCATTATTATGCAAACTTACATGCTAAACAAAAATGGGTTGTTAAACATTTACATCAATGGAAAAGTAGTACGAAAAGTAGAGATGTTACTCTACcacatacaaaattttatacaagaaTTTCATTGGATTATAAAAAAGTACCATGGGTTTTATTGACAAGTGCTAATCTCAGTAAATCAGCATGGGGATCTCATAACAATAACAGCAGTTGGAACAATAGATGGAGCAATAAATGGAAGAGTTACTCTGATagtgaagaagaagaagaagacaCATGGGAAATTAAAGCTTTTGAAGCTGGTGTTGCATTTTTTCCAAAGcaattggtaatttattattaattattattaattttatggtaatttgtttatttgttaattttaaatttcatttttacagACTGGTGGACAAACATTTCCAATTCAAAGTCCAGATCCAGATGGTACACCACCATTTCCATTGCCTTTTGACGTACCTTTGACTCCTTATCAAAAAGAAGATCAAccatttttgatataaaaaaaataataattaactctggtagtttaattattttattcatgtatgttgttgttgtttaaaaaacatttcatttatattttcaaaataattttatatgaaaaaaattaatttcataagaaaaacataaaattggTTTGACATTTGgcttgattgttttttttttaaatatagaattatttaataattttctattgtgtttaaaagttgataaaatattaaagaaatatttttctaaaatttcaattttcatgtatgagtatgttgttgtttaaaaaacatttcattaatgttttcaaaataattttatatgaaaaaaattgatttcataagaaaaacaaaaattggtTTAACATTTggtttgatttttcttttaaaatattggtttatttaataattttttttattattctattgtGTTTAAAGTTGATCAAATATTGAAGAAATATTTTGCcaaaatttcgattttcataaattaaaataaagttttgataaataatattttgtttgtcgtttattatttatataatataaattatatttgatatattatcaattggtaattatttatttattgtttatttagttttaaaaatgatttaataaatttgatgtataattattaattattaattactacAATAGAAATActaaaaggaaaaataatcagtaaaatttgagggatataaaaattatattgactaattgatttgttaatttttattgctattattaaatattatgtaattgaaaaaatggcaaaaaatatgttttcGATCTTGCCAGGAGTCGAACCTGGAATCTTCTGATCCGTAGTCAGACGCGTTATCCATTGCGCCACAAGACCGGCAGTTATTTACACGTAAATCATATGACAGtcttaaaaataatgtcattttgcaacaaatattaattgttaaaattgtttatttttacaaaaaaaaaatattttcaacaatacaAATGGTAATTGAGTATTCATATtgtaaaaatgtaataatttttacaaaaaaaaacattgtttaaacatttttaaagatatttggagaaaaaaaatttagttttacTGTAAACATGTTGAAATTGACATTGTTTATTCAcagtttatttttacaaaaaaaaaaaaaattatttttatcaatacaaaTGGTAATTGAGTATTAACATtgtaaaaatgtaataatttttacaaaaaaaaacattatttgacCATTTATAAGgatattttaagaaaaaaaaatttaattttacagtaAACATGTTGAAATtgacatttacaaaaaaaaaaaaaaattatttttaacaatataagtGGTAAGAGAAATTccatattaatataataatttttacaaaaaaaaaacatcatttaaacaattataatgatgattcaagaaaaagaaaagaaaattttaatttaactgtaaaaaaaaaaagtaaataatatcatGAAAAGAATGTTATTTTTGAAGTGAGACAAATGGTACCATTGTTGCCAAACGAATAATTCTCATCAACACTCTGATAGTTTCAACAACTTCAAGcgaattttgtttaaataattgacgTAAAACCACAGCAAGTCGTATACCTTCATTCAATGACTCAGaaatatctttaattttattattttcacgataaaaatcataagaaatacttgataattgtGAAATTTCTCTTGACAACTTGACAATTTCAACTCGAGATATTTCATGATCAGGAGTTACttttgaaatatcaatattaacagGAATCGGCCAATTATTTATGCAAGCTTcacatttacaaataaaatgatgatcaTTCAAATATACttgtctttcttttttttcttctgtaaAATATGCTTCTCCATATGTCTCAAATATTTGTTGACCTTTTTTTATTGGACAAATTGCTGTACTGATCATATAACCACCACAAATATTTCGATTAATCATTGGATTACAACTGTGATTATAAAAACTAGCTCCTGGTGCTATCACTGTCATTGATGGCAAAGCATCCTGTCCATCAGTAAAAAAACCAGCTTCAAATATATTCACAGCCATTATCCAATTATTTCGTTCAATAAGTCCaacaataaatacaaacaattcattttcttttaatagCTTTAAATTACCACTGCAATTTTCAATGGCTTTGTTTGTTTGCATCAAAAAATATCCAGTGATTATACAACC is drawn from Aphidius gifuensis isolate YNYX2018 linkage group LG3, ASM1490517v1, whole genome shotgun sequence and contains these coding sequences:
- the LOC122853204 gene encoding probable tyrosyl-DNA phosphodiesterase, with product MHYCVVKCEDGSNAIVSMVTIKKEVMENEGDSIPGPSQAGPSVVTFVDNNSTNMIKIKDEPVDTDQPSTSGTQQTVKKTLPTFTRILLNPDGSIKNTIESYNKEMEKTIKQEPLLKHSLDPSTFIVNKKIKPIIKLEEVKLTWEQMTLNEYDNCKTLESRESFRENTIEQMEKLNKYIPHLKLPGKFFIKYEQASPYHVFLSTIESVQATWNQQHSITFPEILDKSIGVIEKTLIINDQVDFTWLRFQYLFSCQKTDSLIIYGQRMDTGPLPDNIETHQYQQHSKIMVIKYENGARIVISTANLFSNDWNIRTQGVWISPHLPYLEKTSKRTQGESPTNFKQDFINYMKKYSIDKLHEWIEIIWRLDFSSVKVFFVGSAPGNYSYDSNEISKWGIKKLGNVLSNNTNVLPDDENWPVVIQCTSIGGLGTQTSGWLKNEILPVLMTNTNRKYSSPCNFKIIYPTTTQYANSFDKNIRSLCLHYYANLHAKQKWVVKHLHQWKSSTKSRDVTLPHTKFYTRISLDYKKVPWVLLTSANLSKSAWGSHNNNSSWNNRWSNKWKSYSDSEEEEEDTWEIKAFEAGVAFFPKQLTGGQTFPIQSPDPDGTPPFPLPFDVPLTPYQKEDQPFLI